Part of the Sinorhizobium terangae genome is shown below.
CCAGCAGGGGCCGCGGTCACGCATATTCTTGAGTGCACCTGGAGGTGAGCATGTTTGTGACCGCGGCTTATGCCCAGTCAACCACCACTGAAGGCGAAGCGCACGAACCCGCTGCAGCCGGCGAGGTGCACACCGAAACGGGTGTGGCCCCCGAAGGCGAACACGGCACGGGCGTGTTCCCGCCCTTCGATTCGAGCCATTTCGCATCGCAGTTGCTTTGGCTCGCGATCACGTTCGGCCTCTTCTATCTATTGATGTCGAAGGTCATCATTCCGCGTATTGGCGGCATTCTCGAGACCCGCCACGACCGGATCGCTCAGGACCTGGATGAAGCGTCCCGCCTCAAAGGCGAAGCCGACGCTGCGATCGCGTCCTACGAGCAGGAACTGGCAACCGCCAAGGCCAAGGGCCATTCGATCGCCGATACGGCACGCGAGGCTGCCAAGGCGAAGGCCAGCGCCGACCGGACTGCGGTTGAGGCCGACTTGGCGAAGAAGATCACCGCCGCTGAAACGCGCATTGCCGATATCAAGTCCAAGGCGCTCGCCGATGTCGGCGCGATCGCCGAGGAAACGGCAACCGCGGTCGTCAAGCAACTGATCGGTGGAACCGTCACCAAGGCCGAGATCGCTGCCGCCGTCAAGGCATCGGCAGGCAACTGAGGAACAATGAACGATGGCACTTGATGCTACTTTCTACGCCCTTATCGGCCTGATCCTCTTCCTGGCCCTCATCGCCTATCTGAAGGTTCCGGGGATGATGGCCAGCGCGCTCGACGCTCGCGCCAACAAGATCGGCAACGAACTGGCGGAAGCCAAGCGCCTGCGCGAAGAGGCCCAGAGCCTGGTGGCCGAGTATCAGCGCAAGCGCAAGGACGCTGAGGCCGAGGCCGCCAGCATCGTTGCCGCCGCGCAGCGGGAAGCGGAAATGCTGACGGCGGAAGCCAAGCAGAAGACCGAGGAATATGTCGCGCGCCGCACGGCACTTTCCGAACAGAAGATCAAGCAGGCCGAAAGCGACGCGATCAATGCGGTCCGTTCGGCAGCCGTTGATCTGGCGATCAGCGCCGCAGAGAAGGTCTTGTCGACCAAGACCGATGCCGATGCGCAGGATACGCTGTTCAAGAAGGCGCTCGGCGAGGTCAAGACTCGGCTCAACTGAGACGGCAACGATCTGAAAATTCAAAGAAGGCGTCACCTCGCGAATTGACCCCCGAAAGTTGGACCTCCACTTTCGGGGGTTTTTGCATGCCGCGAGTGTCTGAGGCGAGCGATTGCCGCACGTCGACGGCGAGGGGAGTTATCGCGGCGCCAGTCCAACCCTTGGGGGGAAGCTCGCTCGGCGGCCAATTCAATGTGCTGCAGCCATCTTTGCGCGTCTCGAAGACGGGCCGCGTTATAGCGCGGGATGCGCTTACGTGCGTTCGCGCCACCGCTTTAT
Proteins encoded:
- a CDS encoding F0F1 ATP synthase subunit B, whose translation is MFVTAAYAQSTTTEGEAHEPAAAGEVHTETGVAPEGEHGTGVFPPFDSSHFASQLLWLAITFGLFYLLMSKVIIPRIGGILETRHDRIAQDLDEASRLKGEADAAIASYEQELATAKAKGHSIADTAREAAKAKASADRTAVEADLAKKITAAETRIADIKSKALADVGAIAEETATAVVKQLIGGTVTKAEIAAAVKASAGN
- a CDS encoding F0F1 ATP synthase subunit B produces the protein MALDATFYALIGLILFLALIAYLKVPGMMASALDARANKIGNELAEAKRLREEAQSLVAEYQRKRKDAEAEAASIVAAAQREAEMLTAEAKQKTEEYVARRTALSEQKIKQAESDAINAVRSAAVDLAISAAEKVLSTKTDADAQDTLFKKALGEVKTRLN